One Triticum dicoccoides isolate Atlit2015 ecotype Zavitan chromosome 4B, WEW_v2.0, whole genome shotgun sequence genomic window carries:
- the LOC119290967 gene encoding protein MOS2-like, translating into MEKEKKLSFSIPSKLRPPKPRPAAGADSSAASGNSASAAAAPAQQFVTEFDPSQTLAAGAASAVIAPLPNSGHFLNHRSRKPSSLPTPEEEAALAASTAGGPTFVLDTSEAPDNPSSHIGYGLTRRGADADAEADATEPGKTQSSKEPEKKPTSPARDGGSSGDLMLRRYKEDMASLPDHRGIDEFAEVPVEGFGAALLAGYGWSEGKGLGRNNKEDTKVVEYNRRAGTLGLGYDPSEADPKKTRSGDWVIGGKKPTENGGKKSAENGNAKKRDRDKEDRVRERDSSARQKRSGDLRADRVVREKERNSRDSREEKSSRDVGNKVRWLQSNIRVRVVNERFSRRLYLQKAKIVDVVGPTTCDIMMDDGSELVQGVEQDMLETVLPRANGQVLVLCGKHKGVYGHLVEKNSEAETAVVEDADTKDMVRVKYDQIAEYVGDPELLGH; encoded by the coding sequence ATGGAGAAGGAGAAGAAGCTGTCCTTCTCCATCCCTTCCAAGCTAAGGCCGCCcaagccccgccccgccgccggcgctgATTCCTCCGCCGCTAGCGGCAACTCCGCTTCCGCGGCCGCTGCCCCCGCCCAGCAATTcgtcaccgagttcgatccgtcgcaaaccctagccgccggcgcCGCGTCCGCCGTCATCGCGCCCCTCCCCAACTCCGGCCACTTCCTCAACCACCGCTCCCGCAAACCCTCCTCCCTCCCGACCCCCGAGGAGGAGGCCGccctcgccgcctccaccgccggtgGCCCCACATTCGTGCTCGACACCTCCGAGGCCCCGGACAACCCCTCCTCCCACATAGGGTATGGCCTCACCCGACGCGGCGCCGATGCCGACGCTGAGGCCGAcgccacggagccggggaagacgcagtctTCCAAGGAACCAGAGAAGAAGCCGACCTCTCCAGCCAGAGACGGCGGCTCCAGCGGTGACCTTATGCTGCGACGGTACAAGGAGGACATGGCCAGCCTCCCCGACCACCGTGGTATAGACGAGTTTGCGGAGGTGCCTGTGGAGGGCTTCGGTGCTGCCCTCCTTGCTGGTTACGGCTGGTCAGAAGGCAAAGGGCTCGGCCGCAATAACAAGGAAGATACCAAGGTTGTTGAGTATAACCGCCGTGCCGGTACGCTGGGATTAGGCTACGACCCTTCTGAGGCAGACCCTAAGAAGACTCGCTCTGGCGACTGGGTTATTGGTGGAAAGAAGCCGACAGAGAATGGTGGAAAGAAGTCCGCAGAGAATGGAAATGCAAAGAAGAGAGATAGGGACAAGGAAGACAGAGTCCGGGAGAGGGATTCAAGTGCCCGACAGAAGAGATCTGGTGATCTTAGGGCTGATAGGGTGGTTCGAGAGAAAGAGAGAAATTCTCGGGATAGTCGAGAAGAAAAGAGTAGCCGTGATGTTGGTAACAAAGTGCGCTGGTTACAGAGCAATATTAGGGTTAGAGTTGTTAATGAGAGGTTCAGCAGAAGGTTGTACCTGCAGAAGGCAAAAATTGTTGATGTGGTTGGACCAACGACATGTGACATAATGATGGATGATGGGTCAGAGCTTGTGCAGGGGGTGGAGCAGGATATGCTTGAAACGGTCCTGCCACGGGCAAACGGGCAAGTGCTTGTGCTCTGTGGGAAGCACAAGGGTGTGTATGGGCATCTGGTAGAGAAGAATTCAGAGGCAGAGACTGCAGTAGTGGAGGATGCGGATACAAAAGACATGGTGCGTGTGAAATATGATCAGATTGCAGAGTACGTTGGGGACCCAGAATTGCTTGGGCACTGA